In Nocardia terpenica, the genomic window ATGCCTGGACGTTCGTCGGGACGGGCGATCCGCTGCGCGGTAATACCTTGGCGCAGAACAGCAATGCCTACGATCTCGCGGCTCCGTCCGGTATCTCCTACTCCGCGAAGCTGTTCGGCGCGGAGGCGGAACTCCACGATTTCGACACCGCGGTCGCGGACAACGATCTAATCCTGCGCGATCCCGCCACCGGCGCGACGGCCACCCTCGTCCTGCACACGGTCGACGGGCTGCGGCCCGAACTGAGCCTGGACGAGCTCACCCGGGCCCTGCGCGACCACACCACCTTCGGGAAGCGCTCGGCCGACCTCGACGGCACCGACCGCAAGTTCTACGGCGTTCTCGAACTGCCCGACTCGGTGCGCGGCGCCCTGCCCGGCCTGCCGGAATCACTGCGGCAGGCCGTCGAATACCTCACCGGCGGAAGGGAATTCACCGACTACGGGCAGGGAGCCGGACCGGCCGACCTGGCCGGGCACGGCCGGTCGGTCACCGTCACCATCGACCGGATGGTGCTGCACGGCGACCACACCCTGACCATGCACCGGTCAGGACGCGGCGCCGACGCGGGCTCGTAGGCCCTCGGCGAAGGTGCGCGCGGCCGCCAGGTCGGCGCCGTTCGGGCGGTCCTTCCGGATGCCACCGACGATCTTGAACGGGCCGAAGGTATCGAGGGCGCGGCAGGAGAAGGTGTCGACCACGTCGAAGCCCTTGCGCTCGAGCAGCTGCACCAGGGGCCGGGAGAAGGCCGTGCGCCCCGTGTCCGGGAAACCGCTGGTGGCGAAGACGAATGCCCGGCCGCGCCGCGCCTGCGGAAGCGACTCCACGAACTCGCGCAGCCGCGCGTGGAATGCCCCCAGGAATATCCCCGAGCCGAAACCCACCAGGTCGTAGGTGGCGAGCTCGGCGACGTCGACCTGATCGGGGGAGACGACGCGGGCGTGCAGGACCTCGCCCATGATCTCGGCGATCCGCTGCGTATTGCCATGGGACACGGAGGTGCACACGACGATGGCCTTCATGATGGCGGTCCTTTCGCTTCCTCGATAATTCGGACACCCCTGGGGACACCGCCCGAACCCCGACCGTGACACCGGGCGGGTGTGGCGCCGATCACTGCGATCAGTAGGCGCGGCCGAAGACCACCCGCTTGCCGTAGGCCGACGGCGCGCCGCAGCGCACGCACGAACCGGTGGCCGGTTCGCCGTCCAGGGGGACGCAGCGCGGGGTGGCGGTCGTGGTCGACTTGATGTCCTGCTCGCAGTCGGGAGCGCCGCAGTGCAGGGCCAGGGCCCAGCCGGTGGCGACCGCGTCGGCGAAGTCGGCCCAGGTGTCGACCGTGCGGGTGTGCTCGTCGCGGAAATCCGTTGCGCGCGTGAGCAGATACGCCTGGAACTCGTCCAGGATGCCCGGCATGGCCTCCGGCAGGGAATCAATCGGCACGGCCCGTTTGCCGTCGTCGCCGAGGCGCGGGACCAGGACGACCGTGCCCGCCGCCAGATCGCGGGGGCCGAGCTCCAGCCGGATCGGGACGCCGCGCAGCTCCCACTCGTTGTACTTGAATCCGGGGGTCACCTGGGTGCGGGCATCGACATGGGTGCGCACCCCGGCGGCGCGCAGGCGGCGGGCCAGCCGCTCGGCCGCCTCGTCGACCGCGGTATCGCCGCCGCGGGTGATCGGCACGATCACCACCTGATACGGCGCGAGCCGAGGCGGCAGGACCAGGCCGCGATCGTCGCCGTGGGTCATGACGACCGCGCCGATCATGCGGGTGGTCATGCCCCAGGATGTGGTGTGGCACAACTCGTCCCGGCCCGTCTCGCCGGTGAAGCGGATGTCGAAGACACGGGCGAAATTGGTGCCCATATAGTGCGAGGTGCCCGACTGCAACGCGCGGCCGTCGCGCATCATGGCCTCGATGGTGTAGGTCTCGACCGCGCCCGCGAACCGTTCGCCCGGCGTCTTCTCCCCGGCGATCACCGGCATCGCGGCCAGATCGCGCGCGATCTCCTGGTAGATGCGCAGCCCGAGCATGGTCTCCCGGCGGGCATCGGCCTCGTCCGCGTGCGCGGTGTGCGCCTCCTGCCAGAGGAATTCGGTGGTGCGCAACAGCATTCGCGGGCGCAACTCCCAGCGCACCGCATTGGCCCACTGGTTCAGCAGCAGCGGCAGATCCCGGTGCGAGCCGATCCACCGGGCCATCATCTCGCCGATGATCGTCTCCGAGGTCGGCCGCACCACCAGCGACTCGTCCAGCTGCTTGCCACCGGCGTGGGTCACCACGGCCAGTTCGGGGGAGAACCCCTCGACGTGATCGGCCTCCCGGTTGAGATAGCTCTCCGGGATAAGCAGTGGGAAGTAGGCATTCTCGTGGCCGGTGTCGCGGATGCGGCGATCGAGCGCGGACTGCACCAGTTCCCACAGCCGATACCCGTACGGTCGGATGACCATCGTGCCCTTGGCCGGGCCGCGGTCGACGAGGGCGGCCTTGAAGACCACCTCGTTGTACCAGGCGGCAAAGTCCTCGCTCTGGGCGGTCACACCGCGCTCGTCGCGTGCCATGGCTGGGGACACTACTGTGTCCCGGGTTGCCTAGTCGATGGGATTTACGCTGATGGTTGCCGTGCGACGGATCGCGGTGGAGGGCACGTCGGGCTCCGGGAAGAGCACGCTCGCGGAGCGGATCTCCCGGCGGCTCGGGATCGCGCACATCCAGCTCGATGCCATTCACCACCAAGAGAATTGGACGCCCATGCCCGTCGCCGAGTTCCGCGCCGCCGTCGCCGAGCGGATCGCCGCCGACGCCTGGGTGGTCGACGGCAACTATCACAGCAAGCTCGGCGATCTGGTGTGGGAGCGCGTCGATGCCGTGCTCTGGTTCGATCTGCCGCGCGCCCGGGTGATGTGGCAGATCATCCGGCGGACCGCGGGCCGGATCGTCACCGGGCGCGAGCTGTGGAACGGCAACCGCGAACAGTGGCGAAACTTCTTCTCGCTCAACCCGGAACGCTCGGTGATCGTGTGGGCGTGGCGCACGCACGCCGGGAACCGCGCCCGCTTCCTCGCCGCCCGAAGCGATCCGGCATACGGGCACATCGAATTCATTCGGCTCCGCTCGCATCGCGAGGCCGACGCGGTGCTCGCCGAACTTGCCCTGCGGGCGAAACTACCTGAGTAACAGGTCAATACAGCGTCGTCCCGTAGTGTTCTTCGGCCGTGGAGGCCACTTCACCCAGGTTCACCCCCATGGCCGCTGCCTTGTCGCCCATTTCGGCTCCGGCGGCGCAGTAGAAGTTTCCGTCGAGCAGCAACGCCGCCGCGAGCTCGAGATCCGGATTCCACAGGTGCGAGCGGATGAGGGCCTTGCCGCACTGGTAGAAGACCTCCTCGACACGGACGACGGTGGCCAGCAGGGCCGGTTTGCCGTCGGCGGCGAGCGACCGCAGCAGGTCCGGCTCGTCGGTAACGAAGGCATTCCCGTTGATACGCAGGGTTTCCCGGACGCCGGGGACCAGGAACAGCAGGCCGACGCCGGGGCGTTCGACCAGATTGCGGAACGTGTCGATGCCCTTGTTGCCGGGGCGGTCCGGGATGGCGAGCGTCCAGGGATCGAGCACCTTCACCGAGCCCGGCGGGTCGCCCTTGGGGCTGGCGTCGACCTGGCCCGCCGCGTTGACCGAGGCGAATACGTAGAAGGTGCTGTGCGCGATGAAGCGGCGGGCGAAGTCGCCGATGCTGGGCGACTTCTTCTCCTCGATGAATTTCGTCGGGTAGCCGATGATCTCGCGGATGCGTGTCATGTCGATGGGCCGGTAGTCGTCGGCCGCGGTGCGTCGATTCATGGTCGGCTCCTTACACGTCGAGGACCAGCCGAGGCCCCAGCGCGCGGGATACACACACGTACATGCGGTCGTTCGCCGCGCGCTCGTGCTCGTCGAGTACGTCGTCGCGGTGATCCGGAATGCCTTCCAGCACACGGGTTTCGCAGGTGCCGCACAGGCCCGCACGGCAGGACGAGGACGTAGCCAGCCCGGCCGCGCCCAGGACGTCGAGAATGCTGCGCCCGGGCGGGACCGTCAGCGTCCGGTTCGAGCGGGCACAGACCACCTCGAACTCGGTATCGGGACGAATCTCCTTGGGGCGCGGCACGAATCGCTCGGTATGCAGGGAGCCTACCGGCCAGTGCGCCATACCCTCGGCGAGGGCCGCCAGCAGCGGTTCGGGCCCGCACGCGTACACCCCGGTGCCGGGTTGCGGCTCGGCCAGCAGCTCGCCGAGGGGGATGCGTCCGGCGCGGTCGCTCGCATACAGTCCGACGGCCGGGCCGAAGGCCGCCAACTCCCCGGTGAATGCCATCGAATCCGCGCGGTGCCCGCCGTAGGCCAGCCGCCACGGCCGTCCCGCGGCGGCGGTGGCGCGGACCATCGCCAGGATCGGGGTGATCCCGATACCGCCCGCGACGAACAGGTAGCGGCTCTGTTCTCCGAGTGGAAAGTGGTTGCGCGGACCGCGAATTCGGACCCGCTGGCCGGGGCGCAGGAAGGCGTGCACATACTCCGACCCACCCCGGCTGCGCGGGTCGCGCCGGACCGCGATGCGGTAGTTCTCCCGATCGTCCGGCGGGCCGCACAGGGAGTACTGCCGCGTCAGGCCGTTCGGCAGCAGCACGTCGATGTGTGCGCCCGGTTCCCAAGCGGGCCACGGGTTTCCGTCCGGAGCGGCGAGCCACACCGACACCACTCCCGTGGCCTCCAGGCGCAGCTGCCGCACGATCGCGGGCCGCGCCTCGTTCGCCGCGGGCTCCCGGTGTGCTCGTTCGATCATGGTGCCGGACATCGCTCCCACCTCCCTTGAACAAGGATCAAGACCCCGTCCCGCCCATTACACTTGATCCAGGATCAAGACGTCAAGGCGAATCGGGAGGCACGGTGGGATTGGACCGACAGCAGGTGGTGGACGCGGCCCTGGATCTGCTGGACGAGATCGGCCTGGACGCGCTGACCATGCGCAAGGTGGCCGAACGCCTCGGGGTGCGGCTGAATACGGTGTACTGGCACGTGTCCGGCAAGCCGCAGCTGCTCGAGGCGATGGCCGATCGAATGCTGTTGGGCTGCACCGACGAACCGCTGCCCGAGCCATGGGTGGACCGGTTGCGCGAGCTGGCGCACCGCTATCGCCGCGCCCTGCTCGCGCGGCGGGACGGAGCCCGGGTGGTCGCCGGAACCTATCCCGCCGAGCCGTGCACGTTTCGTCTCGCCGACGCCATGGTCGCCACCCTGCTCGATGCGGGCATCGAGCCGCGCGCGGCGGCCTGGTCGGTATGGGCGATCGCCTACTACACCCTCGGCCTCACCCAGGAGGAGCAGGCGGCCGCGGCGCCGGATATCGCCGACCGGATCGGTGCCGCGCTCGCCCCCGGCGACTATCCCGCCCTGTCCGCCACCATGCCCCACCTCTTACCCGGCGACTTCGACCAGCGCTTCGATTTCGGCCTCGACCTCATGCTCACGACCTTGACCGACAAGCACGGGATCCGGCGCTGAGCCGGTAAGTGATGCCGAGCGCGTCATCAAGCGCGGTCGGGGTCTAACGGAGGCCGGGATTTGCCGTCGACAGTGGTGAGTTGTTCGGGGAGCGAACAATTGGAAGTCTTGACGTGCTCCGCCATTTGAAGGTGGGGGATTTTCTCCTGTACAGCGCATGCTGCACTCCGATGGCTTCCTGTTTCACCGGGACGCGCCACACCGGAGTGTGGTCTTATCTTCCCTCCACAGGCGTTTAGCCTGTCGGCCCGTCCGGCCGCCAGGATGTTGTTCGCGGCATTCACGTCCCGATCATGGACGACCCCGCACCCCTGACACGTCCACTCACGAACATGCAGGGGTTTCGGGCCGTCCTTCACGCCACACGCCGAGCACACTTGGCTGGTGGGTTCGAACCGGCCGATCCGACCGAAGTACCGGCCATGCTTGACGGCCTTGTACTCGAGCATGGCGACGAACGCGGACCATCCTGCGTCGTGTACGGACTTCGCCGACCGCGTGCGGGTAAGGCCGTTCACTGCGAGGGTTTCCACGTACACCGCTTGGTTCTCGCGGATGATCCTGATGGATTCCTTGTGATGCCAGTCTCGCCGCCGCTCGGCGACACGCGCGTGCTGCCGCGCCACCCTCACCCGAGCCTTCGCCCGGTTCTTGCTGCCGTTCTGTTTGCGGGACAGGTCCTGTTGCAGCTTCCCGAGCTTGCGTTCCACCCGCCGCAGGAACTTCGGCGCGGTGACCTTCCGGCCGTCCGACAGGACAGCGAGGTGCGTGAGGCCCAAGTCGATTCCGGTCTCGGTGTCCGACTCCGGTAGTGGTTCCGGTTCGGTGTCGGCGACGAACGACGCGAAGTACCGGCCCGCCGCATCCCGGATCACTGTCACCGACGACGGATCGGAGGGGAGTCTCCGAGACCACGCGACCTTCACGTCTCCGATCTTCGGCAAACGAAGCCGTCCGGTCCCGGTGATCGTGAATCGTGCGTTCCGGGTGAACCGGATGGCTTGCCGATTGTCTTTGCGGGACCGGTATCGGGGCGCAGCGACCTTGCGGCCCTTCCGTTTCCCGCTTAGCGAGTTGAAGAAGTTGCGGTAGGCCGTACAGCAGTCGGCGAGCGCTTGCTGTAGCACGACCGCCGATACCTCGGTGAGCCATGCCCGGCCGGGCGTGTTCTTCGCTTGGGTCACAACAAGCTTGGACAGTTCCCCGTCGGTGATGAACGGTAGACCGTTCTCGTATGCATGCCGACGCAGTGTGAGCGCATCGTTGAACACGACCCGAGCGCATCCGAACGCCTTCGCCAACTCCATGCGCTGACCCGGTGTCGGGTAGACGCGGTAGTTGTAGCGCAGCTGCACACCACAACCCTATTGGAGCTGCTGCGCCAGCACTGGCGGGCGAAGCGGTTGTAGTTTGGTTCGTACTTCGCCGAGTTCGCTGGTTGCGCGCCCGATCAGGGGTTTTGCGGCCGTACATCGAGCAGCAGGATCGTCCGGTTCAGGGCACGCTCGGCCCTGGCCGCCCTCCCGGGGCGAGGCAGTGGACGACCGGGATGGGGGTCGGTGCGTCGGGGTCCTCCAGGACCAGGAGCAGCTGGGCCGTGCCCTCGGGGACGCCGGACCAGGTCAGCGCGGGGGACAGGTCGCTGCCGCCGACGCGCTCGGCGGCGTGGATGAGGTCGAGGGTCGACTCGTGGGCGAAGTCGGGGCTGGAGAGCTCGAAGGTGTTGCCGCCGGACAGGTTCGGGCGATTCCAGGCCAGGCGGTGGTCTCCCGCACGCCGATTCCGGAGGACCTTGCCGAGGAATGCCATCGAAACTCCTTGCCGGGGGTGCTTGTTCAGATCTTGCGGGTGTCGGCCGCCGTGAGCAGCGGCTCGGCGAAGCGGTAAATCTCCACGGCGGCATCGAATTCCATGGTGGTGGCCATGCCGGGGGCTTCGCCCCACTCCCCGGGCAGCGGGGTGCCGGGCCAGGTGTGGCCGCCGCCGAACACCGTCCAGGCCGACACCTGGGTTCCGCCGACGCCGCCGGTCACGGTGTGTCGGCTGGATTGGTCGGTGGCCGCGGTGTTCTCGGGGCCGTCGCACTGATCGATCCGGCGCCAGTGCTCGGCGGATTCGGTCAATCCCAGTGTGCGGCCGCGCAATTCGCCGTTGGGGCCGCGCCACCGCGAGTAGCCGCCCTCGATGGGCTGGGTGGTGTCGTCGGTGCCGTTGATCAGCAGTGCGGAGACGGCGTGGGTGGGCCGCAGATCGCTCAGCGAGGTGGGCAGGCCGCCCGCGACCGCGGCGAAGACCGGTACCAGCTCGCTCGCCTCCAGCGCCAGCCGATGAGACATGAACGCGCCGTTGGAGATTCCCGCGACCAGCGTGCGATCCGGCGAGGTGTCGAAGCGGTCGGCGCACCAGTCGATGACGGTGCGCAGGAAGGCGACATCGTCCACGCCGTCGGCATCGGCGGCCGTCACCCCGCGCCCGTCGGCCCACGACCCCCGGTAGCCGTCGGGATACCCGACGGCGATCCCCCACTCGTCGGCATACTTGCCGAAGGTCGTCAGATCGACCATGACCCGCCCGGTGATGGCCGGATGATGACCATGCAGCAACAGCACCAGCGGCGACTCCCGATCCCGCGGCGCCCGCACGGCAAACGTGCGGGCCAGGCCACCAATGCCCACCTCACCCGAAACCAACTCGTCGGCCATGCGGCATCCTCCCCTCGCCCGATACGAAGCCCACCTGCGCGATTTCACCCTACTGTAAAGAGCCCCGGCAAAGATCTTGCTGTCGGGCATCTCACGGAGCTCGCCGAACGGCGGTGTGATTATCGCCGAAATTTACTAGCTTCGATGTCATGGATACACGAAAATTATTGGCGGACAATAAATTTGAAGCCTCGCGCTGAGTTGAACTGCCCCTTGTGGTTCCGGCGTGCTTTTGGCCGGAATCTCGCGAGGTCCCGGCCAAAAGCACGCCGGGACCAAGAGCAAGAGAGTGGGTGGCTGCTGTCGACGCAACCCGATACATAGACTCCACCTATGACCGTGCACTTCATTGGGGCGGGACCCGGGGCTGCCGACCTGTTGACCGTGCGTGCGGTGGCGCTGCTGCGGGCGGCTCCCGTCTGTTTGTATGCGGGTACCTATCTCGATCCGGAGGTGCTCGGGCACTGTGCGCCGGGGGCCGAGTTGATCGATACGCAGCATCTGGATCTTGATCGGATCATTGCGCACTGTGTGCGGGCGCACGGGGAGGGTAAGGATGTAGTGCGGCTGTGCTCCGGGGATCCGTCGCTGTATTCGGCGCTTACCGAGCAGGCCCGGCGGCTCGATGGGCACGGCATTCCGTGGGATGTCACGCCCGGCGTGCCCGCTTATGCCGCGGCGGCGGCGGTGCTCGGGGCCGAGTTGACCGTGCCGGAGGTGACGCAGTCGGTGGTGCTCACTCGGACTCGGGTTCGGTCCACCGTCATGCCCGAATCCGAGGCGCTGGTCAACTTCGCTCGCACCCGCGCGACGCTGGCCCTGCACCTGGCCATCACCCGCGCTCGCACTCTCGCGGCGGAGCTGGCGCGGGAGTACGGCCCCGACTGCCCGGCCGTCGTGGTGTACCGCGCGAGCCAGCCGGAGCAGCGTGTGTTGCGTGGCACCCTGTCCGATATCGCCGATCGGGTCGAGGCGGCGGGGCTGCGGCAGGCGGCGGTGATCCTCGTCGGGCGGGCGCTCGCCCCGGCGCTCGACTGCGCTCCCTCTCATCTCTACGATCCGGCTCGAGAACGTCACAGTTCGCCCGGGTAAGCCTGGTGAACATGACGTACATGCCTTGCCGGACGGAAGCTTTCGCGCCTTCCCGCGAAACATCCTGTGGTGATGTGATATAGCTATGAACCTTCTTCGTTGTGGAACCGGGGTGGGCGGTAGATTGGTTCGGTGTTCATCAGCAGGAGTGAGGCCGATCCGTGGCCGCCGGGAGTGGTCGGGCCCATGTAACAAGATCGGCCCGAAGGACGGTTAGGTCCTATGAACATTTTTGTCTGATTGAGATTCGAAGTGAGCCCCGTACGTTCGGACGCCGCGCCAGGAACAGGTGAGCGTCCACGTCGGTGTGTCGTCGGGGAGGAGCACTGCAGGGTGCTCCGGAAGCGAGGTTACGGTTGGACCGGCTGGATTTCGGCGGAAACGGCGAAGCTGGCAGCGAGGTAGCGCCAGTGCCGGTTTCAGGGCAGCCGGTTTCGAGCGAGCAGCTCTTCCCGCTGTCGCCGGCGCAGCTCGGTATCTGGTATGCCCAGCACCTGGATCCGCAGGTGCCGATCACCATCGCCCAGTACGTCGACCTGCACGGCGCGCTGGATGTCGAGGTGCTCGAGCGCGCCAGTATCGACGCCTCGCACGAACTCGGGTCCGGCTTCCTGCGCATCGTCGAGCGCGACGGTGAGCCGCTGCAGTACGTCGACCACGGCATCGGCGACTACGACAAGGTCTCCCGCATCGACCTGCGCGACGCCGAGGACCCGGAGGCGGCCGCGCACGAGTGGATGCGCGCCGAGTACAGCCGCCCGCTGAACCTGGTGACCGACCGCCTGATCACGATGGCCGCCCTGCAGCTGGCCGACGATCACTGGTTCTGGTACACCCGCGCCCACCACATCGCGCTCGACGGCTTCGGCGCGATGACCAATATGAACCGGATCGCGGAGCTCTACACCGCGTACGCCTCCGGCGCCGAGCCGACGCCGTCCAAGGCGGCCGACCTGCGCACCCTCGTCGAAGCCGAATTCGCCTACCGCGACAGCACCCGCTTCCGGTCCGACAAGCAGTACTGGGCGCAGCGGGTCGCGGGTCTGGAGGAGGGCTCCAGCCTCACCGGCCGCTCCGCCCCGCCCGCCCCGCTGAACGGCGTGGTCACCGCCGCGCTGTCCGACGAGCGCAACGCGCTGCTGGAAGCGGCTGTGCGGCGGCACGATTCGTCGCCCGCCGGGCTGCTGATCGCGGCGTTCGCCGCCTACCTGGCGCAGTGGACCGGCACCGAGGACGTGATCCTGTCCCTGCCGGTGACCGCGCGCACCACCGCCGTCATGCGCCGCTCCGGCGGCGCCTCGTCCAATATCGTGCCGCTGCGCCTGCACGTCGGCTACGAGACCACGCTCGCCGAGCTGATGAAGGCGGTGACGGTGGAGGTGTCGGGCGCGCTGCGGCACCAGCGCTACCGGCACGAGGACATTCGCCGCGACACCGCGGGCGGTAACGCGGTCACCAAGGAATTCTTCGGTCCGTGGGTCAACATCATGTTGTTCCACGATCAGCTGGCGTTGGGCGACAATGTCGGTCGGCTGCACGTGCTGTCCACCGGCTCGATCGAGGACCTGGGCGTCAACTTCTACCAGACCGAGGGCGGCGCCCGCGCCCGCATCGACTTCGAGACCAACCCCAACCTGTACACCGAAGACGAAGCGCGCCAACATCATTCGCGTTTCCTGGAGTTCTTCGACCGGGTGCTGGCCGCGGACGCCGAACAGGCGCTGTGGAGCCTGCCGATCACCACCGAGGCCGAGCTGGATCGCACGCTGGCCGCGTGGAACGACTCCGAGCACGACGTCCCCGACACCACGCTGGCCGAACTGCTGGACGCGCAGATCGCGCGGACGCCGGACGAACCCGCACTCGACTTCGCGGGACACACGCTCACCTACGCCGAATTCGGGGCGCGGGTCAACCGGCTGGCCCGGCACCTGATCGCCGACGGCGTCGGACCGGAATCGCTTGTCGCCCTGGGCATGCGGCGCTCGCTGGACCTCGTCGTCGGCATGCACGCGGTGCTGAAGGCCGGTGGCGCGTACGTGCCCATCGACCCGGATCACCCGGCCGAGCGCACCGCCTACATCCTCGACTCCGCGGCGCCGGTCTGCGTGCTGACCGTCTCCGGCGACGACCTCGAGCTGCCGGATTCGGTGCGGCGGTGGGAGATCGACACCCTCGACGTCTGCGCGCACTCCGACGCGCCGATCACCGACGCGGATCGCCGTGCGCCGCTGCGGCCGTCGAACACCGCCTACGTCATCTACACCTCGGGTTCGACCGGCCGCCCCAAGGGCGTCGCGGTCACCCACCACGCGATCGTCAACCAGCAGCTGTGGATGCTGGAGGAGTACCGGCTCACCGCCGCCGACGTCTACCTGCAGAAGACCGCGACCACCTTCGACGTGTCGCTGTGGGGGTACTTCCTGCCGCTCATGGTGGGCGCGAAGCTGGTCGTCGCCACCCCGGACGGGCATCGCGACCCGATCTACGTGGCGGAGACCATCGCCCGGCACGGCGTCACCGTCACCGACTTCGTGCCGTCCATGCTGACGGTGTTCGTGCACAGCGCCACCGCGGCCCAATGTGCCACGCTGCGTGCGGTTTTCGTGATCGGCGAGGCGCTGCCGCCGGAGACCGCCGCCGGATTCCGGGCGCTCACCCCGGCCGGTCTGCACAACCTGTACGGGCCCACCGAGGCCGCCGTCTCGGTCACCTCGTGGGAGGCGACCGAGGCCGATACGGCCACCGTGCCGATCGGTGTGCCCGAGTGGAATGTCGAAGTGTACGTGCTGGATTCGCGGCTGCGCCCGGTCGCGATCGGGGCTCCGGGTGAGCTCTATCTGGCCGGTCGGCAGCTGGCGCGCGGGTACCGGGGCCGCCCCGACCTGACGTCGGACCGCTTCGTCGCAAACCCCTTCACCTTCGGCGAAGGGGACGACGAAGGATCTGGCGAAGGGGACGACGGGGCAGCCGCGGGCTCTCGCATGTACCGCACCGGTGACCTGGTGCGCTGGAATGCGGACGGGGCGCTGGAATACATCGGCCGCACCGACTTTCAGGTGAAGTTCCGCGGTCAGCGCATCGAGCTCGGCGAGATCGAGACCGATCTGCTGGCGCATCCCGCGGTGAGCCAGGCCGCCGTGCTGGTGACCGACACCGCGACCGGGCAGCAGCTGGTCGCGTATGTGGTTCCCGCGCCGGGCCTTTCGGCCGACCCCGCCGACCTGACCCGCTTCGTCGCCGAGAAGCTGCCGTCCTACATGGTCCCGGCGGCCATCATGGTGCTGGACGCGTTCCCGCTCAACACCTCCGGCAAGCTGGACCGCAAGGCCCTGCCGGAGCCGGTCTTCGGCGCCGACGTCGCCGGGTACCGCGCGCCGCGCACCCAGGCCGAGGAGATCGTCGCCGGTGTCTTCGCCGACGTGCTGAGCCAGGAACGGGTCGGCATCGACGACAACTTCTTCGATCTGGGCGGCAACTCGCTGGTCGCCACCCAGGTCGTGTCCCGGATCTCCGCGGCGTTCGGCATCCGGCTGGGCGTGCGCGCGCTGTTCGAGACCCCGACCGTGGCCGGTCTCGCGGCCCGCGCCGAGGCCGCCGGGCCCGCCGAGCACACCCGCCCGCCGCTGGTGGCGCAGCAGCGTCCCGAGCGGGTGCCGCTGTCGCTGGCGCAGCAGCGGATGTGGTTCATCAACCAGTTCGATCCCACCGTGCCCACCTACAACCTGCCGTTCGTGGTGCGGCTGCGCGGCGAGGTCGACATCGACGCGCTGATCACGGCGCTGCGGGACGTGCTGGAGCGGCAGGAGTCGCTGCGCACGATCTTCCCCGGGTCCGGCGACGGCGGCTACCAGCAGGTGGTGCCGATCGACGAGGTCGATCCCGGCATCCGGGTGCTGCCCATCACCGAGGCCGAA contains:
- the proS gene encoding proline--tRNA ligase is translated as MARDERGVTAQSEDFAAWYNEVVFKAALVDRGPAKGTMVIRPYGYRLWELVQSALDRRIRDTGHENAYFPLLIPESYLNREADHVEGFSPELAVVTHAGGKQLDESLVVRPTSETIIGEMMARWIGSHRDLPLLLNQWANAVRWELRPRMLLRTTEFLWQEAHTAHADEADARRETMLGLRIYQEIARDLAAMPVIAGEKTPGERFAGAVETYTIEAMMRDGRALQSGTSHYMGTNFARVFDIRFTGETGRDELCHTTSWGMTTRMIGAVVMTHGDDRGLVLPPRLAPYQVVIVPITRGGDTAVDEAAERLARRLRAAGVRTHVDARTQVTPGFKYNEWELRGVPIRLELGPRDLAAGTVVLVPRLGDDGKRAVPIDSLPEAMPGILDEFQAYLLTRATDFRDEHTRTVDTWADFADAVATGWALALHCGAPDCEQDIKSTTTATPRCVPLDGEPATGSCVRCGAPSAYGKRVVFGRAY
- a CDS encoding RNA-guided endonuclease InsQ/TnpB family protein, which gives rise to MQLRYNYRVYPTPGQRMELAKAFGCARVVFNDALTLRRHAYENGLPFITDGELSKLVVTQAKNTPGRAWLTEVSAVVLQQALADCCTAYRNFFNSLSGKRKGRKVAAPRYRSRKDNRQAIRFTRNARFTITGTGRLRLPKIGDVKVAWSRRLPSDPSSVTVIRDAAGRYFASFVADTEPEPLPESDTETGIDLGLTHLAVLSDGRKVTAPKFLRRVERKLGKLQQDLSRKQNGSKNRAKARVRVARQHARVAERRRDWHHKESIRIIRENQAVYVETLAVNGLTRTRSAKSVHDAGWSAFVAMLEYKAVKHGRYFGRIGRFEPTSQVCSACGVKDGPKPLHVREWTCQGCGVVHDRDVNAANNILAAGRADRLNACGGKIRPHSGVARPGETGSHRSAACAVQEKIPHLQMAEHVKTSNCSLPEQLTTVDGKSRPPLDPDRA
- a CDS encoding TetR/AcrR family transcriptional regulator C-terminal domain-containing protein, producing MGLDRQQVVDAALDLLDEIGLDALTMRKVAERLGVRLNTVYWHVSGKPQLLEAMADRMLLGCTDEPLPEPWVDRLRELAHRYRRALLARRDGARVVAGTYPAEPCTFRLADAMVATLLDAGIEPRAAAWSVWAIAYYTLGLTQEEQAAAAPDIADRIGAALAPGDYPALSATMPHLLPGDFDQRFDFGLDLMLTTLTDKHGIRR
- the cobM gene encoding precorrin-4 C(11)-methyltransferase, producing the protein MTVHFIGAGPGAADLLTVRAVALLRAAPVCLYAGTYLDPEVLGHCAPGAELIDTQHLDLDRIIAHCVRAHGEGKDVVRLCSGDPSLYSALTEQARRLDGHGIPWDVTPGVPAYAAAAAVLGAELTVPEVTQSVVLTRTRVRSTVMPESEALVNFARTRATLALHLAITRARTLAAELAREYGPDCPAVVVYRASQPEQRVLRGTLSDIADRVEAAGLRQAAVILVGRALAPALDCAPSHLYDPARERHSSPG
- a CDS encoding flavodoxin family protein: MKAIVVCTSVSHGNTQRIAEIMGEVLHARVVSPDQVDVAELATYDLVGFGSGIFLGAFHARLREFVESLPQARRGRAFVFATSGFPDTGRTAFSRPLVQLLERKGFDVVDTFSCRALDTFGPFKIVGGIRKDRPNGADLAAARTFAEGLRARVGAAS
- a CDS encoding PDR/VanB family oxidoreductase translates to MIERAHREPAANEARPAIVRQLRLEATGVVSVWLAAPDGNPWPAWEPGAHIDVLLPNGLTRQYSLCGPPDDRENYRIAVRRDPRSRGGSEYVHAFLRPGQRVRIRGPRNHFPLGEQSRYLFVAGGIGITPILAMVRATAAAGRPWRLAYGGHRADSMAFTGELAAFGPAVGLYASDRAGRIPLGELLAEPQPGTGVYACGPEPLLAALAEGMAHWPVGSLHTERFVPRPKEIRPDTEFEVVCARSNRTLTVPPGRSILDVLGAAGLATSSSCRAGLCGTCETRVLEGIPDHRDDVLDEHERAANDRMYVCVSRALGPRLVLDV
- a CDS encoding alpha/beta hydrolase family esterase — protein: MADELVSGEVGIGGLARTFAVRAPRDRESPLVLLLHGHHPAITGRVMVDLTTFGKYADEWGIAVGYPDGYRGSWADGRGVTAADADGVDDVAFLRTVIDWCADRFDTSPDRTLVAGISNGAFMSHRLALEASELVPVFAAVAGGLPTSLSDLRPTHAVSALLINGTDDTTQPIEGGYSRWRGPNGELRGRTLGLTESAEHWRRIDQCDGPENTAATDQSSRHTVTGGVGGTQVSAWTVFGGGHTWPGTPLPGEWGEAPGMATTMEFDAAVEIYRFAEPLLTAADTRKI
- a CDS encoding MSMEG_1061 family FMN-dependent PPOX-type flavoprotein → MNRRTAADDYRPIDMTRIREIIGYPTKFIEEKKSPSIGDFARRFIAHSTFYVFASVNAAGQVDASPKGDPPGSVKVLDPWTLAIPDRPGNKGIDTFRNLVERPGVGLLFLVPGVRETLRINGNAFVTDEPDLLRSLAADGKPALLATVVRVEEVFYQCGKALIRSHLWNPDLELAAALLLDGNFYCAAGAEMGDKAAAMGVNLGEVASTAEEHYGTTLY